The region TCGTTGGTAATTACCGAAAGTTTTTGCACAACACTTGGTAATCAATTACCGACGAGCCATATACCGATGGTTCAGTGGTTAATGGTTGGCCGTCTTTAAATCTCTATTACCGACGATTTTTCGTGCATACCAACAGTAATATGTTAGTTTCTTGTAGTGAAAAGTCACTTATGTCGTCATAGCTTTAGCTAAATGAACGGTATCTATAAGCTTCAGCTAAACAGTAGTCGCAAGGTGTTAGTTTGAACCCTTTTAGAATTCGACACCAACGCTAAAACGTTTATAACATCAGTTTTTAGCTCATTAGCGTCGGTTTTTTGCCATACTAATTAGCGTTTTTTGAGGTGAATATAATAATTTCATTCAACATCTACTCCCACAATCATTTATTTATTCACAGAAGCACAATTTATATACACATATTACCAACAGTGAAATTTTGAATGACACGAGTGATGAGTCTAACGTACTCCATATCCTAGTTCAACATCCAAATCCTTCTCTTCAAAGCCTTCTTTTGCCAAATCTCTTTTTGTTATTTCAACATCTACCTTTGCGGAAATTAGCTTCTCCACCAGCAATTTGATTTCCATGTCTAGAGTATCCACATTCTCCTTCATCGTTTTCAGTTTCAAAGCTTTCTCTATAGAACTTTTCTTACTCAATGTAGATTGAATATGAGGTTGTAGCCAAGTCAAATCAAATTTGCATGTCTCAAGTTCCTCCCATAGAAACTGGAGATGACTACAAGCATCCTCATTCATATCTTTCATCTTTCTAGTCTTAAGAAAATGTAAAACTCGACCCAAAGCTGTAAAGGCCCATTCTGTGAACTTGCGACTTCTCTTCCGTTGGCAGTCAATTAGTGAGGGATGCAATGAACACACCTCCTCCAAGAGTGGAACAAAAGTTGTTTCTATTTTCCCAAAACTCTTGAAATCCACAAGCTCACCATGTGATGCAACAGAGAATTCCTCAGGTAAAGGATTAGAAACATTCCCAATAGGCTGATCCGAACTAACCTTAGGGGTATTAACTACTTGATCTGCGAGCTGATTCACATGTTTCGGCTTTGTGACAGCTATCTCAGCTTCAAAAATGCAAGTATCATTCACGATAAAGCCATTACTAGGGTCATAAAGTTCAAGTAAAGTTATGAACATCGTGCTACCCCAATCAGACTCTCTTGCATTGAACTGGTGTTCATATTCTAGCAGATCATTCATAGAACGAGACAATAGTTTTCGATTAATAATTGATTTCAGACAAATAGAGCTATTAGCTATATGATTAGAAAGTGGGAGTAGTATACTTAGTATATACAATAATGCAATACCTTTAGTTATTGTCATTTTGCCATTAACTTGATTAATAAGGCTCAGCTTGAACTTTTCAACTCTGCTCCAGTCATTTGGCAAATTAGATAGATCCCCTCCAGCATCCAAATAAATTGACAAGTAGCTAGTATTGTTGCCCTTTGGAAAGATAAGAATCCGCCTATAAGCAAAATccaaaaatatatgaaaaattaGCAGAAATGAAAAATCATGTCTAAGAATATAATacacatgatatatatatatatatatatatatatatatatgcattaaCCAAGAATGCATTCAAATTAACACACCATGGATGGCCACCGATGACGAAATTCTCAGAGTACAGCTTCTTTGTTTTCAATTTAGAGAAATTCTTGATCGTCCATGTGAATTTCTCATACGTTTTATCACTTGTGAGTTGATTATCCATTTCAACAATTTGCTAATTCAGCACTAACACTGAAAAAGGGAAAAACCactttcatttaaaataataataatcaaaCGATGATTAGCCAAAAAAGAGATATAAATtaggatgaaaaaaaaaatcatcaagcaAAGAATACCAAATTAAACGAATATTGATATCACACCTAGTGCCTCAAACACACATAATGATAACTTCAAGTTCGATAGCTATATATGATGTTTGTAACAACCCAACACAACGTTAATGAGGAAAAGAGAAAGATTTGTTGTGTGATAAGGGGGAAGAGCTACCTCTAAGAAAGGTTAAGAGGCTACTTGGACTAAAGGTTACTTTTGATTCCCCATAAGTTTTAACTTCTGTTCACGGGACTACTTTATATTTGCCCCAAAgaatcttttcttttatttatttaatttattttgtaaaCAGTAGTCTCATTTTCGGTAGATTACTTGTGCAATATATGAAGAATATAAAAAGaggaaatttttttattcaaaaagaaagatttaattttttggctttttcttttaataatgcaaaaataaaaattaatttgaaaaaagggtcacaaaaaaaattataattgtcTGGGGTAGTTTTCGACAGGTGGACGATGACGTGGTTGAACTTTAAGGGATTCACAGCATGTTCGCGAATGGGAAAAGGACAAAAGGGGAATCTGAGCACTTTTTCAATGCACAAGAGGAAGGAATCGCAGTCAAAGCTACGAATGCCCTATCTGGTCGTTCCCAATGCATATGTCTGATTGACCGGGTACACACACGTCATTAGCAACAACTTTTGCGAATCCTTTACATGAAAGAGCGTGCTTTTCAGATGATGGCAGACATGGAATAGAGGAAGAAGCATGCACAGGCATTCCCGAGCATGCATGCGAATGGCTTGTAAAGAAATTCGCGAATATTTTTGCGAATGCTTAACACTTTCTAGCCCTATAAATGGACCGCCCGAAATGTAAAGCTTCAACACTCCCAATTCTCATCTTTTGCTTGTTCGACCTCCCTCTTCAACTCTCTCAATTCCCATCTTTCAACTCTCATATCTCAACTCTAAAGTGATTGAATACTTCCCTCTCAAGCTCTATCAACCCTCAAACTCTCTAAAGTCTCAAAGTCTCTCAATTGTTGGTAAATATTACATTAATACACTTCAATTTGAAATCTTTTTCTACTACATTTCTTTTCACCATAGGGTTTGAAGATTGATTGTGTGTAAATGGATGCTTGCATAGTTTTGGGTTTGTATAATTCATGAGTGATTGTTTATGCGTGAAAACTATACCTGCAAACAGATGGATCCGACAAGCAATCTGAGACTTGGTGCAGACACTACGCCAGAAATTGCATTTTACAGCGcctattttttcaattttacaaCGCTTAAGAAGCGCTGTAGAACCTACCGTTGTAGTACAGTCAAGCACTTTTTTTAGAAAGAGTTGTAGAACATGCCATGTTCTACAACGCTTTTGCAAAAGAAGCGGTTTAGTAAGTGCATATGCTAAAGCGAATTTTAGAAAGAAGCGCTTTAATAAGTCCTTTTACTAACCACTTCAGTTATGAAACGCTTTAATATAGGTGTTTACTACTACATTTCCATCAAAAAGCGTTTTAATATAAGTGCATACTAAAACATTCCTATATAGAAGCGCTGTAGCACTtgttaaacatatatatatatatatttatgggCAGTCTGAAGACATATTCTTGGGACTCAAGAGCCCAGGAAGTTCTATTTCCTTCAACTAGAATCACTACCACCACAAATTTACTTGCTTCACCAATACAATACAAAGAAAAACACCCCAACAAGACTTCCCAATGTGCCCCCCTGTTACCATTAAAATAAAGCAATGAAAATTGCAACATTCTAGCTAACATAGGAATTATCTATTGAAAAAGAACATAAGTAATTGCTCAAAGTTGACACAATCTTAGATTTTATGTGCTTGCTAAAACCTACATACTATATATTCCACTATGAAATTTTCGTTTCTCAAAACACCAACTCTGAATTGTTGCCTTAGCCTTGGGATAAagtctaaaataaaatacagtAATTGCAAGATAGAATTCAAGATAACATTAAGCATTGAAAAAGGAAGGGAAAAAAAGGGCTCTACAAATTTTTCTAACCTTTATGCAACTAAAATCTCAATCCAGAATTTTTGACTCTGAAGCATAAGGTGCtgaggaagaaaatgaaactTCTATATCATTATACTCCATTCTGTCTACATTTCGCCGAAAGTTGCTTGTTGCTAACTCGTAAGGGCATCCACATTAGATTGCTGATCATGGGATCTACAAGAACACCGCAAGGGAAGATTTACAATCAATACATAACAATTCATAAAGCATACAAGATGAATATCAAAAGAACGTCCATTTTTATAGCCGCAACAACAGGCAAACGAGGGCATCTGCCTGTTCAACAAAGAAGTACGTTGATGTTTACAACTCCAAAATGAAATCAGCTAATCCTAACTAATTCAAAATTCAGAAGATCACCTCAATTAAGGTAAGACATAAAAAGCTCAATGAAAGATGGGTAAATAGAAACACCCTGCATAGATATTAGATCtgaatgaaattaaaatgaGAACATAGCTTGaatgaaaaagagaaataaaaaagataTGAAGTGTATAGATTGACTCCCACAAGTTGAGTATTGACATTAGATTAGCATATAACTGGAAATAGATAAATATATAGAAAAAATGCATTCACACAAGACACTATGACTTTCCAttgtctaatttttttttgataagccagaATAATTATTATATACAAGCACAAGAGGTGCTTGAACCCGTTTAAAAGAGgagaaaaatatcaaaataaaagGAGAGATAGTGAGTATACTACTCAGTATAGCACCCTGAAATTATAGCAGCATCAGGTACCCACCACTCTAATGGACTACTAAAACCAATATATCCCCACCATATACATAGTACACAACTGAAATTGACTAACTCACAGCCCAACAAAATAACAGAAGCAAGATGAAATTAGTGAGACTAAATTTGGAAAGAAATCAAAGGCAGAAAAAGATCACGTGAGCACAGATCTGAAGCTTTAATACAATCCCATCATAACATAGAATCACCATGGTATCAACACACCAAGATAGAACATCCAACCCCACTTGAATTAACATTCATATCAGTATCAAAGCCTTTACTGGTTTACCAATGGTATACTGGTTTCTTTAATGATTTTCAGCTACCTTTATTATTGGGGGCGCTGTCTTGGATCCAAAAAATCTGTTGGAGCTGCTTGCTGCAGAACTGGAAAGTGTCTTTCTCAGGGGGGGATATATTGCAGTGCCTGGAAAGTAAACACATGCTAATAAATCAGCAATATCTTGAGTTGGGAATGACTAATGTCTTGCCTATAGTCGTAGCTGATTAACAATTGAAGTTGTCCAGTAgccttttcttttgtttctccTTTATATTCTCATCTTTTGattttctattttgttttgGGTTGATGCACCTGTAGTGCATCTCTTTCAATACAATTTCTTTgctcttaaaaaaaaatcattgctGCAAATTTTTTGCTTTTTTACTTCTACCAAAAACCAGCAAAACTGATCACCAATTGGAGCTAGAACACAGCCAACACTCCACTATTCAATGACTGGGCACACACAACACTTTCCGAAGATGCTAAACATCAAATTACATAATTAAACCGGCAAACAGCTACAGAACTATGCTATAAAAAAGGATGCAGAGCAGACTAAGCTTGCAGCAGCACACATAACATGTATATCAGGTCATTGGTATTAATTCTGCTAAGAACAAGTGTCTAAATCAAAGAGGTGATCAAAGAGGGAGTTTTGGACTTACAAATAGGTAGTAGAATTGGATTGGGAGAAGCCTGCGTGAGGTAGTAGACATTGTGGCTTCGGTGAGGAGCTTCCTGGAGAGAGAAATTGTGAATCAGAGGTAACATATATGAGGGAAATCAAGAATAAGAGGCCAAAAATCAACCGGTTCCTTTTCCAGCAAGCTGGTCTTAACTCCTCTGCTACTGCGTTAGGGTTGGGGccgttgga is a window of Lotus japonicus ecotype B-129 chromosome 5, LjGifu_v1.2 DNA encoding:
- the LOC130721212 gene encoding MATH domain and coiled-coil domain-containing protein At3g58270-like, which translates into the protein MDNQLTSDKTYEKFTWTIKNFSKLKTKKLYSENFVIGGHPWRILIFPKGNNTSYLSIYLDAGGDLSNLPNDWSRVEKFKLSLINQVNGKMTITKEYEHQFNARESDWGSTMFITLLELYDPSNGFIVNDTCIFEAEIAVTKPKHVNQLADQVVNTPKVSSDQPIGNVSNPLPEEFSVASHGELVDFKSFGKIETTFVPLLEEVCSLHPSLIDCQRKRSRKFTEWAFTALGRVLHFLKTRKMKDMNEDACSHLQFLWEELETCKFDLTWLQPHIQSTLSKKSSIEKALKLKTMKENVDTLDMEIKLLVEKLISAKVDVEITKRDLAKEGFEEKDLDVELGYGVR